A stretch of the Candidatus Nealsonbacteria bacterium genome encodes the following:
- a CDS encoding amino acid permease — protein MKKVIYAISILSGTIIGVGLFSLPYITSKVGIFVMLGYFLVLGALVIILHLFFGELSLRTPDFKRLPGFAKIYLGKWGQLVAYISTILGLFGALLAYLIIGGQFLESLLSPFLGGNSLFYTFFYFAFGAILIFFGIKAISKIEFWGLILFFIVLVIIFLRGQPFFEMKNLFIAPTLNLNNFFLPYGVILFSLWGASLIPEVEEMLGRRKDLLKKIIPVAILIPILVYIFFIYIILGITGPQTTESALLGLRNFLGDGIVSLGLLFGVLTTFTSFIALGLTLKKVFWYDLKIGKNLAWAITCFFPLAFFLVGIKDFIPVISFVGGIMIGINGILILLMYRACKKISRFSLFYFLTSFLILIFILGVLYEIFYFLKVF, from the coding sequence GGAGTCGGTCTTTTTTCTTTGCCTTATATTACTTCAAAAGTTGGGATTTTTGTAATGTTGGGCTATTTTTTAGTTTTGGGGGCTTTGGTTATTATTTTGCATTTATTTTTTGGCGAATTATCTCTAAGAACACCAGATTTTAAGAGATTACCTGGCTTTGCTAAGATTTACCTTGGAAAATGGGGTCAACTCGTAGCCTATATCTCAACAATCTTGGGATTATTTGGAGCACTTCTGGCTTATTTAATTATTGGCGGACAGTTTTTAGAAAGTTTATTGTCACCATTCTTGGGCGGTAATTCGTTGTTTTATACTTTTTTCTATTTTGCTTTCGGGGCTATTTTAATTTTCTTTGGAATTAAAGCTATCTCTAAAATAGAATTTTGGGGATTAATTTTATTCTTTATTGTTTTAGTTATTATATTTTTACGTGGCCAGCCTTTTTTCGAAATGAAAAATCTTTTTATTGCCCCGACTTTAAATTTAAATAATTTTTTCTTGCCCTACGGTGTTATTCTTTTTTCTTTATGGGGGGCATCCTTAATTCCCGAAGTAGAGGAGATGTTGGGAAGAAGAAAAGACTTGCTGAAAAAAATAATTCCCGTTGCCATTTTAATTCCAATTTTAGTTTATATTTTTTTTATTTATATAATTTTAGGAATTACCGGACCTCAAACCACCGAATCTGCCTTGCTTGGCTTGCGGAATTTTTTAGGCGATGGAATAGTTTCATTGGGGCTGCTCTTTGGCGTTCTGACGACTTTTACTTCTTTTATTGCTTTGGGGCTAACCTTAAAGAAGGTTTTTTGGTATGATCTGAAAATAGGGAAAAACTTGGCCTGGGCAATTACTTGTTTTTTTCCTTTGGCCTTTTTTTTAGTTGGTATTAAAGATTTTATCCCAGTAATATCTTTTGTTGGAGGAATAATGATTGGCATCAACGGAATCTTAATTCTTTTAATGTACCGGGCCTGCAAGAAAATCAGTCGTTTCTCCCTCTTTTATTTTTTAACATCTTTTCTAATTTTAATTTTTATTCTCGGAGTTTTATATGAAATATTTTATTTCTTAAAGGTGTTTTAA